One Rissa tridactyla isolate bRisTri1 chromosome 4, bRisTri1.patW.cur.20221130, whole genome shotgun sequence DNA window includes the following coding sequences:
- the DPEP1 gene encoding dipeptidase 1, whose protein sequence is MPGGSVVMAVLALRLLLPCTGQHHREEAERIMTTTPVIDGHNDLPWQLLKRFNNQLGLPEANLTTLDGTHTNIPKLRQGHVGGQFWSVYVPCDTQNKDAVKRTLEQIDVVHRMCELYPETFSCVVDSAGIQQAFQNKKVASLIGVEGGHSIDSSLGVLRTFYRLGVRYMTLTHSCNTPWADNWLVDTGDDPPLHNGLSSFGKMVLAEMNRLGMIVDLAHVSVETMEAVLNLSKAPVIFSHSSAFSLCQNRRNVPDDVLKMVASTDSLVMINFYNNYVTCRDTATLADVADHMDHVKKVAGAQYVGFGGDYDGVTRLPTGLEDVSTYPALVAELLARNWTEAEVKAALAENLIRVFRKVEEVKANLQGTAPHETPIAFEELEGSCRTPYGYTDGAGTARLPPAALGLALALLHSLLS, encoded by the exons ATGCCAGGTGGGAGCGTGGTGATGGCAGTGCTGGCACTgcgcctgctcctgccctgcaccgGGCAGCATCACCGGGAGGAGGCCGAGCGCATCATGACCACCACGCCAGTCATCGACGG gcaCAACGACCTGCCCTGGCAGCTCCTCAAGAGGTTCAACAACCAGCTGGGGCTGCCGGAGGCCAACCTCACGACGCTGGACGGCACCCACACCAACATCCCCAAACTGCGCCAGGGGCACGTGGGCGGGCAG TTCTGGTCAGTGTACGTGCCCTGCGACACGCAGAACAAGGATGCGGTGAAGCGCACGCTGGAGCAGATCGACGTGGTGCACCGCATGTGCGAGCTCTACCCCGAGACCTTCTCCTGCGTCGTCGACAGCGCCG GCATCCAACAGGCTTTCCAGAACAAGAAGGTGGCCAGCCTCATCGGGGTGGAGGGCGGCCACTCCATCGACAGCAGCCTGGGCGTCCTGCGCACCTTCTACCGCCTGGGCGTCCGCTACATGACCCTCACCCACAGCTGCAACACCCCCTG GGCTGACAACTGGCTGGTGGACACTGGGGACGATCCGCCTCTGCACAATGGCCTCTCGTCCTTTGGGAAG ATGGTGCTGGCGGAGATGAACCGCCTGGGCATGATCGTGGACCTGGCCCACGTCTCGGTGGAGACCATGGAGGCTGTGCTGAACCTCTCCAAAGCCCCCGTCatcttcagccactcctctgccttcagcctctgccAGAATCGCCGCAACGTGCCCGACGACGTGCTGAAGATGGTG GCCTCCACGGACAGCCTGGTGATGATCAACTTCTACAACAACTATGTGACATGCAGGGACACGGCCACGCTGGCCGACGTCGCAG ATCACATGGATCATGTGAAGAAGGTGGCCGGTGCCCAGTACGTCGGCTTCGGCGGGGACTATGACGGTGTCACGAG GCTCCCCACCGGCCTGGAGGACGTCTCCACGTACCCCGCGCTGGTGGCCGAGCTGCTGGCCAGGAACTGGACGGAGGCAGAGGTGAAGGCAGCCCTGGCCGAAAACCTGATCCGTGTCttcaggaaggtggaggag GTGAAGGCGAACCTGCAAGGCACGGCTCCCCACGAGACGCCCATCGCCTTCGAGGAGCTGGAGGGATCGTGCAGGACCCCCTACGGGTACACCGACGGCGCTGGCACAGCCCGGCTCCCGccggcagccctggggctggcgcTGGCCCTGCTCCACTCCCTGCTCTCCTAG
- the CPNE7 gene encoding copine-7 isoform X2, protein MPFAHGAACPPSRPAAHRATATMGEATEPSPQAPLAVLSKVELRVSCKHLLDRDTLNKSDPCVLLLMQSQGQWMEVDRSEVIKSNLNPVFAKIFTVDYYFEEVQKLRFEVYDSHGHAGVGTHDDDFLGGMECTVGQIVAQKRVTKPLFLKYGKFAGKSTITVISEEISGNNGYVELAFRAKKLDDKDLFSKSDPFLEIYRIDDDRSEQLVYRTEVVKNNLSPIWEPFKVSLNSLCSCEEKRKLRCVVWDYDSRGKHDFIGEFFTTFEEMQKAMGENKVGVRTWGQPVQWDCMNPKYKIKKRNYKNSGVVVLLDLKIHRVYSFLDYIMGGCQIHFTVAIDFTASNGDPRNSCSLHYINPYQPNEYLKALVAVGEICQDYDSDKKFSALGFGARIPPKYEVSHDFAINFNPDNDECEGIQGVVESYQSCLPKIQLYGPTNVAPIISKVARVAADEERTKEASQYFILLILTDGVVTDMADTREAIVRASYLPMSIIIVGVGNADFTDMQILDGDDGILRSPKGEPVLRDIVQFVPFREFKNASPTALAKCVLAEVPKQVVEYYSYKAFPPRCPQPETPDSNLSSPQ, encoded by the exons atgCCCTTCGCCCACGGGGCCGCCTGCCCCCCGTCGCGCCCGGCCGCCCACCGTGCCACGGCCACCATGGGTGAGGCCACTGAGCCGTCACCCCAGGCCCCGCTGGCCGTCCTCTCCAAGGTGGAGCTGCGGGTGAGCTGTAAGCACCTCCTGGACCGCGACACGCTCAACAAGTCGGACCCCTGCGTCCTGCTGCTGATGCAGTCCCAGGGCCAGTGGATGGAG GTGGACCGCAGCGAGGTCATCAAGAGCAACCTCAACCCTGTCTTCGCCAAGATCTTCACGGTGGACTACTACTTCGAGGAGGTGCAGAAGCTGCGGTTCGAGGTGTACGACAGCCACGGGCACGCCGGCGTGGGCACGCACGACGATGACTTCCTGGGGGGCATGGAGTGCACCGTGGGGCAG ATCGTGGCGCAGAAGCGGGTGACGAAGCCGCTGTTCCTCAAGTACGGGAAGTTCGCGGGCAAGTCCACCATCACG GTCATCTCGGAGGAGATCTCGGGGAACAACGGCTATGTGGAGCTCGCCTTCCGGGCCAAGAAGCTGGATGACAAG gaCCTCTTCAGCAAGTCGGACCCCTTCCTGGAGATCTACCGCATCGATGATGACCGCAGCGAGCAGCTGGTGTACCGCACCGAG GTGGTGAAGAACAACCTGAGCCCCATCTGGGAGCCCTTCAAGGTCTCCCTCAACTCGCTCTGCAGCTGcgaggagaagaggaagctgagg TGTGTGGTGTGGGACTACGACTCGCGGGGCAAACACGACTTCATCGGGGAGTTCTTCACCACCTTCGAGGAGATGCAGAAGGCGATGGGGGAGAACAAGGTGGGCGTGCGGACGTGGGGACAGCCT GTGCAGTGGGACTGCATGAACCCCAAGTACAAAATCAAGAAGCGCAACTACAAGAACTCGGGGGTCGTGGTGCTGCTGGACCTGAAG ATCCACAGGGTCTACTCCTTCCTGGACTACATCATGGGCGGCTGCCAGATCCACTTCACG GTGGCCATCGACTTCACGGCCTCCAACGGGGACCCCCGAAACAGCTGCTCCCTGCACTACATCAACCCCTACCAGCCCAACGAGTACCTCAAGGCGCTGGTGGCGGTGGGCGAGATCTGCCAGGACTACGACAG CGATAAGAAATTCTCAGCTCTGGGCTTTGGTGCAAGGATCCCCCCCAAGTACGAG GTCTCCCACGATTTCGCCATCAACTTCAACCCCGACAACGATGAGTGCGAGG GCATCCAGGGTGTCGTGGAGTCCTACCAGAGCTGTCTGCCCAAAATCCAGCTCTATGGCCCCACCAACGTGGCCCCCATCATCTCCAAGGTGGCTCGTGTGGCAGCCGATGAGGAGAGGACGAAGGAGGCTTCG caataCTTCATCCTGCTGATCCTGACGGACGGGGTGGTGACGGACATGGCAGACACGCGGGAGGCCATCGTCCGCGCCTCCTACTTGCCCATGTCCATCATCATCGTCGGGGTGGGCAACGCCGACTTCACGGACATGCAGATCCTGGACGGGGACGACGGCATCCTGCGCTCCCCCAAGGGCGAGCCCGTCCTCCGCGACATCGTCCAGTTCGTCCCTTTCCGGGAGTTCAAGAAT GCGTCACCGACGGCCCTGGCAAAGTGCGTGCTGGCGGAGGTGCCCAAGCAGGTGGTGGAGTACTACAGCTACAAGGCCttcccgccccgctgcccccagcccgaGACCCCCGACTCCAACCTCAGCTCGCCCCAGTGA
- the LOC128909471 gene encoding sulfotransferase 2B1-like has product MDRMEVTETFAGISLPGHLHTQDSLSFAATFQFRPTDVVIATYPKSGTTWMQEILTLLFSHGDVLPAKTIPNWERAPWLEQIYFRDALQDTATRRLITTHLPAHVLAPALQQSKAKVIYVARNPKDVAVSFYHFHRLAKFLPDPGSFDTFLTQFLEGTVHYGSWFDHVKGWLGQRELLDIFYVTYEELHQDLRGTAQRLSAFLGCPLGPETLAALEEHCSFVAMRDNAMANYSLIPSEIMDHSQGRFMRKGVVGDWRDHFSPLQNALFNRLYQEEMGDSELPARWPMA; this is encoded by the exons ATGGATCGGATGGAGGTGACCGAGACCTTTGCCGGCATCTCCCTGCCCGGCCACCTCCACACCCAGGACTCCCTCAGCTTCGCCGCCACCTTCCAATTCCGCCCCACCGACGTGGTCATCGCCACCTACCCCAAATCGG GCACCACGTGGATGCAGGAGATCCTGACGCTGCTCTTCAGCCACGGGGACGTCCTGCCAGCCAAGACCATCCCCAACTGGGAGCGGGCGCCCTGGCTGGAGCAGATCTACTTCAGGGATGCGCTGCAGGACACGGCCACCCGCCGGCTCATCACCACCCACTTGCCTGCCCACGTCCTGGCCCCCGCCCTGCAGCAGAGCAAGGCCAAG gtgATCTATGTGGCCAGGAACCCCAAGGATGTTGCCGTCTCCTTCTACCACTTCCACCGCCTGGCCAAGTTCCTGCCCGACCCCGGCTCCTTCGACACCTTCCTCACGCAGTTCCTCGAGGGCACAG tGCACTACGGCTCCTGGTTTGACCACGTCAAGGGCTGGTTGGGCCAGCGGGAGCTCCTGGACATCTTCTATGTCACCTACGAGGAGCTGCACCAG GACCTGCGCGGCACGGCGCAGCGGCTCAGCGCCTTCCTGGGCTGCCCGCTGGGACCGGAGACGCTGGCAGCCCTGGAGGAGCACTGCAGCTTCGTCGCCATGCGGGACAACGCCATGGCCAACTACTCCCTCATCCCCTCCGAAATCATGGACCACAGCCAGGGACGCTTCATGAGGAAAG GTGTGGTGGGGGACTGGCGCGACCACTTCTCCCCTCTGCAAAACGCCCTCTTCAACCGCCTCTACCAGGAGGAGATGGGCGACTCGGAGCTGCCCGCGCGCTGGCCCATGGCCTGA
- the CPNE7 gene encoding copine-7 isoform X1: protein MPFAHGAACPPSRPAAHRATATMGEATEPSPQAPLAVLSKVELRVSCKHLLDRDTLNKSDPCVLLLMQSQGQWMEVDRSEVIKSNLNPVFAKIFTVDYYFEEVQKLRFEVYDSHGHAGVGTHDDDFLGGMECTVGQIVAQKRVTKPLFLKYGKFAGKSTITVISEEISGNNGYVELAFRAKKLDDKDLFSKSDPFLEIYRIDDDRSEQLVYRTEVVKNNLSPIWEPFKVSLNSLCSCEEKRKLRCVVWDYDSRGKHDFIGEFFTTFEEMQKAMGENKVQWDCMNPKYKIKKRNYKNSGVVVLLDLKIHRVYSFLDYIMGGCQIHFTVAIDFTASNGDPRNSCSLHYINPYQPNEYLKALVAVGEICQDYDSDKKFSALGFGARIPPKYEVSHDFAINFNPDNDECEGIQGVVESYQSCLPKIQLYGPTNVAPIISKVARVAADEERTKEASQYFILLILTDGVVTDMADTREAIVRASYLPMSIIIVGVGNADFTDMQILDGDDGILRSPKGEPVLRDIVQFVPFREFKNASPTALAKCVLAEVPKQVVEYYSYKAFPPRCPQPETPDSNLSSPQ from the exons atgCCCTTCGCCCACGGGGCCGCCTGCCCCCCGTCGCGCCCGGCCGCCCACCGTGCCACGGCCACCATGGGTGAGGCCACTGAGCCGTCACCCCAGGCCCCGCTGGCCGTCCTCTCCAAGGTGGAGCTGCGGGTGAGCTGTAAGCACCTCCTGGACCGCGACACGCTCAACAAGTCGGACCCCTGCGTCCTGCTGCTGATGCAGTCCCAGGGCCAGTGGATGGAG GTGGACCGCAGCGAGGTCATCAAGAGCAACCTCAACCCTGTCTTCGCCAAGATCTTCACGGTGGACTACTACTTCGAGGAGGTGCAGAAGCTGCGGTTCGAGGTGTACGACAGCCACGGGCACGCCGGCGTGGGCACGCACGACGATGACTTCCTGGGGGGCATGGAGTGCACCGTGGGGCAG ATCGTGGCGCAGAAGCGGGTGACGAAGCCGCTGTTCCTCAAGTACGGGAAGTTCGCGGGCAAGTCCACCATCACG GTCATCTCGGAGGAGATCTCGGGGAACAACGGCTATGTGGAGCTCGCCTTCCGGGCCAAGAAGCTGGATGACAAG gaCCTCTTCAGCAAGTCGGACCCCTTCCTGGAGATCTACCGCATCGATGATGACCGCAGCGAGCAGCTGGTGTACCGCACCGAG GTGGTGAAGAACAACCTGAGCCCCATCTGGGAGCCCTTCAAGGTCTCCCTCAACTCGCTCTGCAGCTGcgaggagaagaggaagctgagg TGTGTGGTGTGGGACTACGACTCGCGGGGCAAACACGACTTCATCGGGGAGTTCTTCACCACCTTCGAGGAGATGCAGAAGGCGATGGGGGAGAACAAG GTGCAGTGGGACTGCATGAACCCCAAGTACAAAATCAAGAAGCGCAACTACAAGAACTCGGGGGTCGTGGTGCTGCTGGACCTGAAG ATCCACAGGGTCTACTCCTTCCTGGACTACATCATGGGCGGCTGCCAGATCCACTTCACG GTGGCCATCGACTTCACGGCCTCCAACGGGGACCCCCGAAACAGCTGCTCCCTGCACTACATCAACCCCTACCAGCCCAACGAGTACCTCAAGGCGCTGGTGGCGGTGGGCGAGATCTGCCAGGACTACGACAG CGATAAGAAATTCTCAGCTCTGGGCTTTGGTGCAAGGATCCCCCCCAAGTACGAG GTCTCCCACGATTTCGCCATCAACTTCAACCCCGACAACGATGAGTGCGAGG GCATCCAGGGTGTCGTGGAGTCCTACCAGAGCTGTCTGCCCAAAATCCAGCTCTATGGCCCCACCAACGTGGCCCCCATCATCTCCAAGGTGGCTCGTGTGGCAGCCGATGAGGAGAGGACGAAGGAGGCTTCG caataCTTCATCCTGCTGATCCTGACGGACGGGGTGGTGACGGACATGGCAGACACGCGGGAGGCCATCGTCCGCGCCTCCTACTTGCCCATGTCCATCATCATCGTCGGGGTGGGCAACGCCGACTTCACGGACATGCAGATCCTGGACGGGGACGACGGCATCCTGCGCTCCCCCAAGGGCGAGCCCGTCCTCCGCGACATCGTCCAGTTCGTCCCTTTCCGGGAGTTCAAGAAT GCGTCACCGACGGCCCTGGCAAAGTGCGTGCTGGCGGAGGTGCCCAAGCAGGTGGTGGAGTACTACAGCTACAAGGCCttcccgccccgctgcccccagcccgaGACCCCCGACTCCAACCTCAGCTCGCCCCAGTGA
- the RPL13 gene encoding 60S ribosomal protein L13, which produces MAPSRNGMILKPHFHKDWQRRVATWFNQPARKIRRRKARQAKARRIAPRPVAGPIRPIVRCPTIRYHKKVRAGRGFSLEELKLAGINKKFARTIGISVDPRRRNKSTESLQANVQRLKEYRSKLILFPRKPAMPKKGDSSAEELKMATQLTGPVMPIKNVFKREKARVISEDEKNFKAFASLRMARANARLFGIRAKRAKEAAEQDVEKKK; this is translated from the exons ATGGCGCCCAGCCGCAATGGCATGATCCTGAAGCCCCACTTCCATAAGGACTGGCAGCGACGAGTGGCCACATGGTTCAACCAGCCCGCCCGCAAGATCCGCAG GAGGAAGGCCCGCCAGGCAAAGGCTCGCCGAATCGCTCCCCGTCCTGTGGCTGGGCCTATACGGCCTATAGTGAGGTGCCCAACTATTAGATACCACAAAAAAGTTCGTGCTGGCAGAGGCTTCAGCCTAGAAGAGCTTAAA CTCGCTGGCATTAACAAAAAGTTTGCCCGGACTATTGGAATCTCCGTGGATCCCCGGCGACGCAACAAGTCTACCGAGTCCCTGCAAGCCAACGTGCAGAGGCTGAAGGAGTACCGCTCCAAGCTTATCCTCTTCCCACGGAAGCCGGCTATGCCTAAGAAGGGAGACAGCTCT GCTGAGGAACTCAAGATGGCGACTCAGCTGACGGGACCGGTTATGCCAATCAAGAAT GTTTTCAAACGGGAGAAGGCCCGTGTTATCTCGGAAGACGAGAAGAACTTCAAGGCCTTTGCCAGCCTGCGCATGGCCCGGGCCAACGCCCGGCTCTTTGGGATTCGTGCGAAACGCGccaaagaagcagcagagcaggatgtggagaagaagaaatga